Proteins encoded together in one Branchiostoma lanceolatum isolate klBraLanc5 chromosome 11, klBraLanc5.hap2, whole genome shotgun sequence window:
- the LOC136444182 gene encoding zinc finger protein 722-like, translated as MFVCEHCGFSTPRMYNLRVHIRNHTGETPYRCKDCGKQFSTASSYIYHKRTHSGEKPYHCDACGSHFRDLSAITKHMRTHTGEKPYVCQECDRAFAVKGNLSRHFRTHTGEKPYTCEECGRRFATLGALEVHMRLHTGEKPYRCEKCGKQFRHGGSLHRHAKTCH; from the coding sequence ATGTTCGTTTGCGAGCATTGTGGGTTCTCCACTCCAAGGATGTACAACCTGAGGGTCCACATACGAAACCACACGGGTGAGACCCCGTACCGCTGCAAGGATTGCGGCAAGCAGTTCAGCACGGCGTCTTCCTACATCTATCACAAGAGGACGCACAGCGGCGAGAAACCGTACCATTGCGATGCGTGCGGGTCGCACTTTAGAGACCTCAGTGCAATAACAaagcacatgcggactcacacggggGAAAAACCTTACGTGTGCCAGGAATGTGACCGAGCCTTCGcagttaaaggcaacctttCGCGCCACTTTcgtactcacactggggagaaaccttacacatgtgaggagtgcggcaggagGTTTGCAACCTTAGGAGCATTGGAGGTGCACATGAGACTACACAccggagagaagccctacagatgtgagaagtgcggcaagcagttcagACACGGTGGCAGTCTCCACCGGCACGCCAAGACTTGCCACTGA